From the genome of Candidatus Eremiobacteraceae bacterium:
GAACGACGTGCAGGCCATGGTTCTCCTCAGATCCACTGGCGCGTTCGCGCCCGGTCTGTCGGATGGCTTGCTGGGCGGAGGTCTCCTCCAAGCGTTCCGCGCGGTGTTCCTCGACTACCGCGGGAAGCGGTTGATCCTGGAGAAATGAGGCAAGGCCGCGACGGTCGACCGTAACGGTCGACCGCTCCATCGTCTTCTAAAAGCGTTACGTCCTATTGGAGCGGGCTTCGAAGAATTCGCCCAGCCGATCGAGCTCTTCGTCCGTCAGCGAGACGAACACGACGCCGAATTCGCCGAGATCGCTCGAATGGACAAGCGATGCTTCGATCCGCATCGACATGTCGGCGGCGATCGGCAAGTCGATGAACAACCGGCTTCCCGCCGCTAGACGCTCGTCGAGCAATAAGAGCACGCCGCCAAGGCTGATGTTGTCGACGGTCGCAGCGAACGCGCGACCGGTGACCGCGTCGTACACGGTCACCGGCATCGATATGTTGAAACGAGGGGCTCGCCGCCGGTCGTCGGTGGGCGGCGTCGCGAAATCCGGGGCCATCTACGGTTGCTCGATCGTGTCGACGACCCAATCCGACGATGTCGAATGGGCGAACGCGCCGCAGTAGTCGCAGCGGCCATTCGTCAACTTGAGCGGCGCGCCGCACGATTGACAGGTCGTCGCAAGCGTCGTGTCGCCGGCCGACGAATGCACGCCCGCTTTCCTGATGAAGGTCCAGAACTCGGTGAACGTCTGGCGGAATTGGTTGCCGCTGACGACTTGGCGCGTGTTCTCGTCGACCGTGTAGTCCGTCATGCTCGCGGTGAACGCGACGACGATCGAGTCGTAGGCGTTGCCGGCACTCGCGCTCATGATGTGCGCGTTGCCGATGACGATGTTCTCGAGGACGTCGACTTGATGATTCGCGATCAGCTGATCCGTCTGCATCTTGTGGCGCTCGTACAGCGCATCGCTCATGCACTCGCGCGCGAGGTCCTGATTGCGGGCGGCCCATGCCTGCTGGACCTTGAAGAACGACGTCTGCGCGCGATCGAGAAAGGCGCGCTCGTCGAAATTCGGATCTTTCGCCTTGATCGCAGCGATGCCGTCTTTCGCATCTGCTTCGTCGAAATGGCGCGAGGGGATCGCGGGCGCTTCGGTCGGCGCCCAGCCTGGCTGCGGTGGATCTGATTCCATGATATCGCCGACGAGCGTCGTGCCGCCGCCGAACCCGCCGCGCATGCCGCGCGCACCGCGCCGCATCTGTCGGAACACGTAGAGCACGACGAATAGCGCGATGAGGCCGCCCCAGCTGCCGTGTGTGAAGAACAGCAGCGGCACGAGGCCCCACAGCCCGTCACCGCCATCGCCGCCAAAATCGCCTCCGCCACCACCGCCGCCGTAGCTTTGACCGCCGCCGGCGCGCGCCAACGCGATGGCAGGCGCGATCAAAAACGGCAGCGCGATGAACGCGGCCTGCGATCTGATGTAGAGACGTGTCGGGTGCTTCATGCTCCAGTTTCTCACGCGCGACTTCGCGTCAGTGGCGTTTCCTACCGCCCTTCGCGCCGGAAAGTTCCGCCTTAACACGCTTTGACGGCGCGGCCGTCCCGCTGCCCGCGAAGCGCCGAATCGCTGCGACATTCTTCTTGTCGTGTGAGGATTCGGGCGTCTCACAAATGGCCGCCACGTGTTGGAAACCGGGCGCCGTGAGGATCGCCTTGAAACCGGAGGGCCCGATATTCCCTTCGCCGATGTGCCAGTGAAGGTCGCGTTTCGCCCCGAGCTCGACGCGCGTGTCGTTCGTATGCAATGCGCGAACGCGCTTGAGGCCGATGTGTTTCTTCACCTCGCGCACGAACGCATCGACACCTTTTTGCGACGCGATGTCGTAGCCGCTCGCCCACGAGTGAGCTGTGTCGAGACACACGCCGACGCGCGGCGATCCGACCGCGCGCAATATCTCGCCTAGCTCATCGATGCGTCCGCCGCATGCGTTACCCGCACCGGCCGAATTCTCCAACAATAACATCGGGCCGGCTGATGCGCTCGCGATGAGCGTCTTGAGCGTCGCGACAACGCGCTCGAAACCGGCCTCGCGGTCTTCGGTACCGTAGCTGCCGAGGTGCGTGTTGACGTACTCGATGCCTGCGCGCGACGCGAGCTCGAGGTCGTGAGCGACGAGGATCGTGCTCAACCGCTGCAATTCTTTTTTCGACGTGACGAGGTTGACCAGGTACGACGTGTGTATGACGGTCGGTTTGATGTCGTGCTTCTTGCGAAGCGCTTTGAACTCGTCCCATGCGGCGGCGTCGTACGGCGTACGCCGAAACGCACGCGGGTTGCCGGCGAAGATCTGGATCGTGTCGCAACCTTTCTCGAGCGCCTCGGCGACGGTCGCTTTGAAGCCCTTGCCGATGCCGACGTGTACGCCGAATCTCATGCGCGGCGCTTTCTGCGACCGAGGTATAGATACTCTTTCCCTTTGACGGAGAACGCGCCGGTCGGTGCCCCGTGTTCGAGCAACTTTCGCAAAGCCGCGAGATACGCTGGCCGCCTCTCGCCGAGCGCGATGCGAAGCGTTTCGCGCGAACTCTCGTAGCCGACGAACGAGTCGATCGTGAACGGCAACGTGGTCTCGGACTCGCGCCGCTCTCGATCGACGAGCCCGCACCCTTTCCACCACTCGCGCAAACTGGCCGACGAAGCGGTCCAAACGACGTTCGGATCCTGACCGGACCACGACCGCTCGAGGTCGTCCGCCGCCTTCACGAACGGATCCGAGGCATCGTAGTGCTTCCAATATTGCGCGTGGGCGCCGCCAGGCACGAGCACGCGTGCGATTTCGCTGAGCACCCGAGGTCCGTCAAACCAATGGAATGCTTGCCCGCACGTCACGAGCGCGAAGGACGCGTCAGAGAACGGCAGCGCTTCGGCGCGGCCTTCGTAGAACGTCGCGCCGGACAAGCCGGCGTGTCTCGCGACGTCGAGCATGTTCGGAGCGATGTCGATGCCGGTGACCGCGACGCCGCGAGCGACAAGGCCGCGCGTCGAAAGCCCCGTGCCGCAGGCGAGATCGAGCGCGCGCCGCTCGTGCAAAGGTCCGGCGTACGCGAGGATCGCGTCGAACAGCGCATCGGAATACGACGTCCGATAGCGTTCGTATTCGGCCGCGAGCGTGTCGAAGTCGGACCGGTACTGCAGTGTCAAAGGGGTCCTCGATCTTCGGTCGAGCTAAGGCTCGACCGCTACAAAGTGAGCGCTTGGCTAGGCGGGTTCGCGCATCGTGCGCTCGAGCTCGTCGGAGACGCTGTGCGTCAGCTTCGCATCGCCGTGCGCCGCGATCTCGTCTTCGTGACCCTCGACCGATTCGTGTATCTGATCCATCGCGGCCATCCGTCCTTCGCCCAGCGGCAGGGCGATGACGCGCCCCTCGACACGTTTGGGCGCGCCTTCGGGAGGCGGCGGCAGCTCGTCGAGCGAGCGCAGACCGAACGCTTCGAGGAAGTACTCGGTCGTGCCGTAGATGATCGGCCGCCCGACGACCTCCTTGCGGCCGAGCTCTTTGACGAATCGGCGCTGCTCGAGCGTCATCATGACGCCGTCGACGTTGACGCCGCGGATGCTCTCGATCTCCGCCCGCGTCACCGGCTGCAGGTACGCGACGATCGCGAGCGTCTCCATCGACGCGGGCGACATATGCGTCTTCGGCGGCAACAGGAAGCGCTCGATGTCGTCGCGGCAATCGGGATTGCTCGTGAGCCTAAAGCCGCCGCCGACTTCGCGCAACGCGAGCCCGCTATCGGCGCGCGCCTTCCGCAACTGCTCGATCGCGTCGCGGATCTCGGGCGCTTCGGCGCCGGTGACGGCGCATAGGTCTTTTTCGCTCACCGGTTCCGACGCGACGAAGAGGATCGACTCGACGCGGCTACGCAGAGTGGGCGAGGCCACTTGTCGCTCCCTTTGGCGCCGGCGCGAACGATATGTCGTCGAAGAGCTTGCGCTGCGAATAGACGATCTTGCGCGCGCGGATGAGCTCGAGTACCGCGAGGAACGTGACGACGATCTCGAGCTTCTCACATCCCGCGATGAGCTCGCCGAACGTGATCTCCGGCTGCTCTCGCACTTGCCGGAGCACGTAGTTCATCTTGACGACGACCGAGAACGCTTCGCGCTTGACGACGGCCGGTCGAGCTTCCGCGTTCGCGAGCACGCGCGCGAACGCTTCGGCGAGCGTCTTCGCATCGAGGACGAAACGCTGGACGATGCCTTCTTCGGGCGCCGGCGGCCGCGGATAGTACGAAGCGTTCTCTTCGTAGCGCTCCTTCAGGTCGGCGCCGGCTATCTTGAATTGCTTGTACTGGAGCAGCCGCTGCCGCAGGGCTTCTTCGGCCGCCAATGCCTCTTGAGCGAGCTCGTCGACGAACGGCGGCGGAGGCGGCGGGAGCAGTTTCTTCGATTTGATGAAGACGAGCGTCGCCGCGATGACGAGGTATTCGCTCGCGATCTCGACGTCGAGCGCTTCCATGAGCGCGATGTAGCCCAAATACTGCTCGCAGACCGACGCGAGGCTGACGGTCGTGATGTCGAGGTCGGCGGAGACGACGAGTTGGAGCAGAAGGTCGAGGGGACCGGCGAAGACGTCGAGTTGGACGAGCAACGGAGGCTTGCCGGTTTCGGGGGGCGCCTGAATATCGAGCGCTATCTTGGTCGGCTCCTCACGTTAGTATTGCCACGTCTTCTTCCCGACGGTCACACTCCCACCCTGCGGAATGATCTCGATGTAGATCTGCCCCGGCTCGAGCGGGATGTCATGCCGATCGGCGTCGACGATGCGCGGAAATTCCGTCGGGCCGTCCGCCACCCACGTGCCTTCGCTGACGACGCCGTCGCGGACGAGCACTGCCGGGAACTCGCCGTAGACGTCCATCTTCAGATCGCCTTGATCGTCGAGGACGGTCGCGGGAATCCAAACGGCGATGACGTCGGAGATGCGATACGGAGTTGGATCGCCGAGGTCGTGCTGGACCACGCCGCCGATCGTCCGCTCGTACGCGCCTTTGCTGAAGACGTAGCGCACCGAATAGTGCATCCAAAAGTCGACCGTGATCCCCGGCGCTGTCAGCACGCGAGGCGCGTCCGAAAACGTGAAGCCGGATTCGCCGTACGGCATGTCGGGCCAGCCGTGGTTGGGACCATCTTCGCGGATGCGCGCGATCGAGGTGTAGAGGTTGTGCGGCATCTCGCGGCTGTCGTCGCGCCAGAACGCCTCCTCGGCGATCAATATCTCTTCCATGTCGGCGAAACCGCTCGCCCGCAGCTCGCGCAGCGGCTCCCAGACGTCATCGTTCTCGCCGGCGTGCGCGAGGTACGGCTGATACGGCCGCGCCAAGTCGACGAAATAGAGCCGCGTCGATCGCACCGGCCCGATCTTCGGCGGCGCGTTCTCCAAAAAGAGCGCCATGTAGCGCGTTATCCCGCCTTCCGCCTCGACCTCGTAGACGATGTCCGCACCGCGCAGACCGCTCTGCGGCCGAGTCTTGTGCGGGTAGTTGTCGATCATGACCGCCGTGATGCGATGCATCGTCGACAGCGGGAGAACGGACAGACCGTTGAGCGGGCTTGAGACGTGGAGCGGCGTCGGCGAAACGGTCGGCGTCGGCACGGGTGCGGGTGCTTGGCGCACGCAACCGCCGAAAGCGACCGCGATAGCGGCGGCGATATAAGCGAGACGGCAGCGTAGCACGCGATCGGTCGAAGCGTTCAGGACGAGAACCCCAACCCTTCCGGACCACGCTCCGTGACGATTCCTTGCGCCATCGTCGCGAGCCGGCGTTCGTTGAGATGCGTGAGGACGTCGAGCAGCTCTTCGAGCGGCACCCACGCGACTTCGTCGACCTCTCCCGCCTGCGGCTTCGGCATCCCGCGCAGATAGCGCATGAGGAAGAAATGGACGACTTTGCTGTGCTTGATCTTGTCGCTGTAGAACCAGTATCGGATATCCGATAGCTTCTCGATGATGACCGCCTCGATCGCGGTCTCTTCTTGGACCTCGCGGACGGCGGCGGTCTCGATCGTCTCGGTCGGCTCTACGTGACCCTTCGGAAACGACCAGATGCGCGGGCTCGACCGCCCGATGATGAGTCCTTCGAATGCGCCGTTACGGCGCTTGAGGACAAGACCGCCCGCCGACCGCTCGTGCTTGACCCGGCGCGGACGGCGAGCCGAGCCGCCATCGTGGCGAGGCGGCTTATCCACCCGGCGTCCAGCGCAATCCGATGCCCTTGTTCGCAAGCCGTCCGACCTGCGCTTCATCGACGCGTCGCACGGCCGTGTTGCGCGGCAGTTCGCGCATCGAATCCGGGTCAGCGTGCGCTTGCGAGACGAGGCCGCGCAAGACCTCGACGAACTCGTCGAGCGTCTCCTTCGTTTCGGTCTCGGTCGGTTCGATCATCAGGCACTCGGGCACGACGTGCGGCCAGTACATCGTCGGCGCGTGGATGCCGGCGTCGAGCAGACCTTTCGCGATGTCGAGGGCACGCACGCCGGTCGACTTCTTGAGCTCCTCGGCCGAACAGACGAATTCGTGGCGACAGCGATCGGCGTACGGCAGCGTGAGCAGATCTTTGACGCGTTCGCGCACGTAGTTGGCGTTGAGGACCGCGAGCTGGCTGTTACGGCGCAGGCCGTCGAGCCCGTGCACCGCGATGTACGCGTACGCGCGGACGAGCGCGATGAAGTGCGATGCGAAGACGCGCACGGGTCCGATCGAGTTCGGCGCGGCTGAATCGAGCGCGAACTCGGCGCCCTTGCCGTCGTTGTCGCGCTTGACGACTCTCGGCACCGGCAGATACGGAGCAAGGCGCGCCGACGCGCCGACCGGCCCTGCGCCTGGACCACCGCCGCCGTGCGGCACCGAGAACGTCTTGTGCAGGTTGAGATGCATGAGGTCGAATCCCATATCGCCGGGCCGGCACAGCCCCACGATCGCGTTCGCGTTCGCGCCGTCGTAGTACATGAGCCCGCCCGCGTCGTGGACGGCTTTCGTCATCTCGACGATGTCGTCTTCGAACAGGCCGAGCGTGTTCGGATTCGTCATCATGCACACGGCGACCGTATCGTCGAGCACCGCGCGAAGCGCGGCGAGATCGGTGCGGCCGTGCGGCGTCGACGGAACGGAGACGACCTTGTAGCCGACCATCGCCGCGCTCGCGGGGTTCGTGCCGTGCGCGGTGTCGGGGACGATGCACGTCGCGCGTTTGTGATCGCCGCGATCGCGATGATACTTCTTCGCCATGAGCATCGCGGTGAGCTCGCCATGCGCGCCGGCGCAGGGCATGAGCGAAAACGCTTCCATGCCGAAGAGGCTCGACAGCGTGCGCTCGAGCCGCCACATCATCTGGAGCGCGCCCTGCGCGCAACCGTCGTCGACGAGCGGATGGAGGTCGGCGAAGCCGGAGAAGGCGGAGACCGCTTCGTTGAGCTTCGGATTGTATTTCATCGTGCACGAACCGAGCGGATAGAAGTTCGTGTCGACGGAGAAATTCCGGTGCGAGAGCGCGACGAAATGGCGTGTCACTTCGAACTCGGCGAGATCAGGAAGCGGCAAGTCCTTGCGCAGCAGCGACGCGTCGAGATAGTCCGCCGGCGTGCCGGCGTCGTCGACGAACGAGCTGCCTCGCCCGGGCTCGCCTTGTTCAAACAGCAGCGACGGCATGTTCCATCACTTCTTTGAGGCGCGCTGCGAAGCGTGCGATCCCCTCTATCGACGTCGTCTCCGTCGCACAGACGAGCAGATCATTTTCGTCGCCGGATCCGAGACGCGAGAGCGGCAGCCCCGCGACGATGTCGTGCGGCTTCAACGCGTCGACGGCGCGACTGGCCGCTACCGGCAGTCTGACGGCGAACTCGTTGAAGAACGGCGCGTCGAAACGCGCGGTCACCCCGTCGAGCGACAACAGCGCCTTGCGAAGATCGCGAGCGCGAGCCATGTTCGCCGCCGCGATCGAGCGCAGCCCGTGCGCGCCGACCGTCGCGAGGTAGATCGTCGCGAAGAGCGCGCAGAGCGCTTGATTCGTGCATATATTGGAAGAGGCGAGTTCGCGCCGGATGTGCTGCTCGCGCCCCTGCAGCGTCAAGACGTATGCTTTGCGGCCGTCGACGTCGTGCGTCTCGCCGACGAGCCGGCCCGGCAATCTTCGAACGTGCTCTTTCGTCGTCGCGACGAAGCCGACGTACGGGCCGCCGTAGCCGACGGGCAAGCCGAACGACTGCGCCTCGCCGACGGCGATGTCAGCGCCGCACTCCCCCGGGGTCTTGAGCGCGCCAAGCGACATCGCTTCGACGATCACCTCGACGCAAAGCGCCTTGGCGGCGTGCGCGGCTTTCGCGCATGCGGCGACGTCCTCGATGCAGCCGTAGAAGTTCGGGCTTTGCACGACGAACGCGGCCGCGCCGTCCATCGACGCGGGGATATCTGTCGTGCCGTTAGAGAGCAGCGGTGCGTCGACGATCTCGATGCCCATGCCGTCCGCATACGTCTTCAACACCGCGCGATAGCCGGGATGGAGCGCCGCGCTCACGACGACGCGTTTCGATCCGGTCGCTTGCGACGCCATGATGACGCCTTCGACGAGCGCGGTCGAGCCATCGTACACCGACGCGTTGCTGACGTCGAGCCCGGTGAGCAAGCAGACGTACGTCTGCCACTCGAAGATGGCCTGAAGACTTCCCTGACTCGCCTCGGCTTGGTACGGCGTGTACGCAGTGATGAATTCGCTGCGCGTCGCGAGATACGGCACCGCGGGCGGCTGGTAGTGGCGGTATGCGCCGGCACCGAGGAACGAGGCGTCTACGTCGCCCGGCTGGTTCTTGCGCGAGAGCTCGCGCAGATGCTGGTAGGCGACGGACTCGGGCATCGCCGGCGGCACGTCGAGATCGCCCGCGATGGCAAGTCCGCGCGGCGGCGCGGCAAGCGCGTCGAGCGACGTGACGCCGATGACGTCGAGCATCTCGCGGACGTCGTGTTCCGTGTGCGGTGCGTACATCGGGCTGTTAGTGAGACTCCGCCTGGACGACGACGTCGTACGCGGCCGCATCGAGCAACTGCTTCGATTGGCCGGCGTCGGCGACGTCGATCTTGACGAGCCAGCCGTCGCCGAACGGATCGCCGTTCACCTTCGCCGGATCGTCGACGACCGATGAATTCACCTCGGTGACCGTGCCTGATATCGGTGCGAAGATGTCGGAGACCGCTTTCACCGACTCGACGACGCCGATCGGCTTACCCTGTTCGAGGCTCGCGCCGATCTTAGGAAGCTCGACGTAGACGATATCGCCGAGCGCATTCTGGGCGTGCTCGGTGATGCCGATGAGGGCGCGTGCGCCGTCGATCTTCACCCACTCGTGCTCTTTCGTGTAGAACCTGTCGGTAGGCTGTGCCAAAAAGATCGTTCTCCCGTCGCGGCCTTCAGCGCGACCGCTTATAGAATGGCAATGTGACGACGTGCGCCGGGTGCCGCTGACCCCGGATCTCGACCTCGATCTCCGTGCCGGGCGCGGCGGCGTCGCTGCTGACGAGCGCAGTCGCGATATTCTTGCCGCCGAGCGCCGGAGCGGGCGATCCGCTGCGTATCTCGCCGGCGGCGATATCGCCTACGAATACTTGATACCCCGCTCGAGCCGGCGCGCGCCCGTCCATGATGAGGCCCGCGATCCGGTCGTAGCCGCCGCGGCTTCGTTGATCGACGAGCGCTTGCTTTCCGACGAAGCCGGGTTTGTCGAGCTTGACCGCCCAATCGAGACCGGCTTGCAGTGGTGTGATCGTCTCATCGAGCTCGTGGCCGTATAGCGGCATCCCGGCCTCGAGCCGCAGCACGTCGCGCGCGCCGAGGCCGGCGGGGCGCAGTCCGACCCTCGGCCCTTCGGCCGTCAGCTTATCCCAAAGCCGCTCGGCGTCGCTCGCGGCGATGAAGAGCTCGAAGCCGTCCTCGCCCGTATAGCCCGTCCGCGCGATCTCGGCCTTGACTCCGTCGACGACACCGTCGACGGCGTGGTAGTACTTGATCGACTTCAGATCGACCGACGTCAACGGCTGGAGCAGCTCGATGCTCCGCGGACCTTGGAGCGCGATGAGCGCCGAGCGCGCGGTTCGATCGTCGATCGAGATGCCGTTCGGCTTGCCGGCGCCGCCGTTCAGCCACGCCCACATCTTCGCCGAGTTCGACGCGTTGACGACGACGAGCCAGTGCGAAGGCAAGCGGTAGATGATGGTGTCGTCGAGCGCTCCGCCCGAATCGTTCGTGAAGACGTTGTAGCGGGCCTGACCCGGACGCATCGTCGCGACTTCGTTGACGGTGAGCGTGTCGAGCCATTCGGGAACGCCCTCGCCGGTCAAGACGAACTGCCCCATGTGGCTGAGATCGAACATGCCGACGGCCGTGCGCACCGCTCGGTGTTCGTCGATGATGCCGCTGTATTGGATGGGCATAAGAAAGCCCCCGAAGGGGGACATCTTGGCGCCTAGGCGGACGTGCGTTCCGTATAACGCGGTCCGTTCTTCGGTGGCGTTCGTCACTTTGCGGATTTCGGCGAGAGCCTAAGTGCGTCCTAGCCTTGGAGTCAGCTGTCTCGCCAGCCGAGGATCTTCGCGGCGAGCGCCGTCCTACTCTTGACGCCGATCTTCGCGAACACGCGCTTGAGGTGGTCTTCGATCGTGTACTCGGTGAGGACGAGCTGGTCCGCGATGCGCCGATTCGAATAGCCGTAGAGGACGAGCATGACGACGTCGCACTCGCGCGGCGACAGCGCGAACTTCTCGATGTTCGCCGCGACCGCATCGCGTCGCTGTACGCGTTCGAGGACGAGCAAGAGATGGCGCCCGCGAGGACCGGAGATGTGGCACGCCCGCACGCAAAGATCGACGGTGAGCAGCGCGGCCGCGGTCGTATCGTGGCGATCGCGAAGACGCGCGCGCAGTTGCGGCAGCAGGCCGGCGAGGACGCGCGGGATCTGTCTCGGCTCCAGGTCGTCGTCGGCGTGCGCCGCGACTTCGCGGAGCATCTCCGACGAGCGTCCGTTCGCGAGGATCAGCGCATCGCCGTCGTCGAGGATCATGATGCCGGGCATCTGTCGGCTTTGCGCGTGGCCGAGCAGCGCCGATTCGATCGGTTCGGTGTTCAAGCTGTCTTCCGGGTCAGCGTTCAAGCTCGTTACCCGTCACTCGTCAACCGTCATATGAAGTCCTTGGAATGGGCTCTTCGAGGCGATACCCCTCGGAGACCGGCCCTATGAGGTCTAGAGGTCCTGGTACGGGGACTCAAATTTATATGGGACTTTCCCTGATTCCCGGGGTTTAGTGGGGCGAGGTACCTATGGTATAACTCATGCACTGGACCGACCGGCATCGCTAAGACCGGGGCAATTGGGACCAATACCTTAACGCCCCGCTTCCCTCGCGTTCACCGGCCCATAAGACGGATTCGGCACAGTAGAGTGGGGAACATTTCGGGCTCGCTCTTCGCTTTGCGTCTCGGGCGGCCCCCACGGAGGACCGGTAAGTCAGGATGGAACGAGTGCGCATAGCTGTCATTGAGCAACAGGCCCTTTTCCGCAAATCCCTGTGCCAGTTACTCGCCAAGGACGAGCGCTTCAACGTCATCCCCGAGTGCATCGAGCAAGGTGACGTCGCGCGCATCGCCGGCACGAAACCCGATCTCGTGCTCTTCGACGTCGACTTCCACAAAGGCGATCCCGTCGACGCCGTCAAGTTCTTGCGCGAGGCGCATCCGAGCGTCAAGATCTGCCTGCTTTCCATGCACGCGCAGCAAGATCTGCTCGCGCGCAGCCTCATCTTCGGCGTCGAGGGCTACGTCATCAAAGACATCGGCCCGTCGGATCTGACCCGCGCATTGCTCATGATCCACTCGGGTGACGTCTATGTCGATCCCCGTCTGGCGGGCAACATGCTGCGTCGCTTGAGCACGCGCCGCTATCGCAGCGACCCGACGGAACTTTCCGAGCGCGAGACGGACGTCATCCGGCTCATCGCCCTCGGCCTCTCGAACAAGCAGATCTCGGAGAAGCTGTTCTTGAGCGAGAAGACGGTCAAGAACCACATCAGCCGGATCTTCTCGAAGCTCAACGTGACGGCACGCACGCAAGCTGCCATCCACGCGATCAAGAACGGCATCGTCTAACCCGATCCGTCGAAGATCCCTCGCACCGCCGCTCTTAATGGAGCGGCGGTTCGCGTTTTCCCCGTTATGCACAGCGTTGAGTGGGCCCGTTGGATAGTCCCAGGGAGCGAGCGCTAAGTTACGCCTCGATAAGTCCCAGTAGAAATGGCCCCATTCCGGCCACTTGGGGCCAAAGTCTGCCGGGGAAATAAGTCCCGCGGCGTATCGACCCGCGGGTCGGAAG
Proteins encoded in this window:
- the gcvH gene encoding glycine cleavage system protein GcvH, translating into MAQPTDRFYTKEHEWVKIDGARALIGITEHAQNALGDIVYVELPKIGASLEQGKPIGVVESVKAVSDIFAPISGTVTEVNSSVVDDPAKVNGDPFGDGWLVKIDVADAGQSKQLLDAAAYDVVVQAESH
- the gcvT gene encoding glycine cleavage system aminomethyltransferase GcvT, coding for MTNATEERTALYGTHVRLGAKMSPFGGFLMPIQYSGIIDEHRAVRTAVGMFDLSHMGQFVLTGEGVPEWLDTLTVNEVATMRPGQARYNVFTNDSGGALDDTIIYRLPSHWLVVVNASNSAKMWAWLNGGAGKPNGISIDDRTARSALIALQGPRSIELLQPLTSVDLKSIKYYHAVDGVVDGVKAEIARTGYTGEDGFELFIAASDAERLWDKLTAEGPRVGLRPAGLGARDVLRLEAGMPLYGHELDETITPLQAGLDWAVKLDKPGFVGKQALVDQRSRGGYDRIAGLIMDGRAPARAGYQVFVGDIAAGEIRSGSPAPALGGKNIATALVSSDAAAPGTEIEVEIRGQRHPAHVVTLPFYKRSR
- a CDS encoding LuxR C-terminal-related transcriptional regulator, with the protein product MNADPEDSLNTEPIESALLGHAQSRQMPGIMILDDGDALILANGRSSEMLREVAAHADDDLEPRQIPRVLAGLLPQLRARLRDRHDTTAAALLTVDLCVRACHISGPRGRHLLLVLERVQRRDAVAANIEKFALSPRECDVVMLVLYGYSNRRIADQLVLTEYTIEDHLKRVFAKIGVKSRTALAAKILGWRDS
- a CDS encoding response regulator transcription factor, with the translated sequence MERVRIAVIEQQALFRKSLCQLLAKDERFNVIPECIEQGDVARIAGTKPDLVLFDVDFHKGDPVDAVKFLREAHPSVKICLLSMHAQQDLLARSLIFGVEGYVIKDIGPSDLTRALLMIHSGDVYVDPRLAGNMLRRLSTRRYRSDPTELSERETDVIRLIALGLSNKQISEKLFLSEKTVKNHISRIFSKLNVTARTQAAIHAIKNGIV